A stretch of Gossypium hirsutum isolate 1008001.06 chromosome A06, Gossypium_hirsutum_v2.1, whole genome shotgun sequence DNA encodes these proteins:
- the LOC107959996 gene encoding uncharacterized protein isoform X2 codes for MKQIMARKNAKHILLPSVRCSSALLVYAKLTDNPADELVAVLNANRTAHKSSSLADNPGLACIALQYIKAYQGDCEAVGGSDAKKPPDSEFAQTFAPYCGVDASTLSPITGRFLGCQSKYVQPSEAFSMLIKNEKSLEILYNKNQTEIGAAVTGIDGGAPYFWCVLLSNGKHNSSFVLEDGVAKISRPGCFSGANDDCSGADGPSPFGHKWVYAITAFIAVGYAFGL; via the exons ATGAAACAAATAATGGCTCGAAAGAATGCAAAGCATATACTCCTTCCATCTGTCAGATGCTCGAGTGCACTCCTTGTTTATG CCAAACTAACCGATAACCCAGCGGATGAGTTGGTGGCTGTGCTTAATGCCAATAGAACGGCACACAAGTCATCATCCCTCGCAGACAACCCAGGCCTGGCCTGCATTGCTTTGCAATATATAAAAGCATACCAAGGTGATTGTGAAGCTGTAGGAGGGTCTGATGCCAAGAAGCCTCCCGACTCCGAATTTGCACAAACTTTTGCCCCTTACTGCGGAGTCGACGCGTCGACCCTCTCACCAATCACCGGCCGTTTTCTTGGATGCCAATCCAAATATGTCCAGCCTTCCGAAGCGTTCTCAATGttgataaaaaatgaaaagagttTGGAAATCCTCTACAACAAGAACCAGACAGAAATCGGGGCTGCTGTGACTGGCATTGATGGTGGAGCTCCCTATTTCTGGTGTGTGCTGTTGAGCAACGGTAAGCACAACAGTAGCTTTGTTCTGGAAGACGGTGTGGCTAAAATCAGCAGACCTGGGTGCTTCAGTGGTGCCAATGATGATTGCAGCGGTGCTGATGGCCCATCCCCGTTTGGTCATAAGTGGGTGTATGCTATTACAGCTTTCATTGCTGTGGGATATGCCTTCGGCTTATGA
- the LOC107959996 gene encoding uncharacterized protein isoform X1, whose product MAMAMAMAEALWLLLSPFLFLSVSALTQTKLTDNPADELVAVLNANRTAHKSSSLADNPGLACIALQYIKAYQGDCEAVGGSDAKKPPDSEFAQTFAPYCGVDASTLSPITGRFLGCQSKYVQPSEAFSMLIKNEKSLEILYNKNQTEIGAAVTGIDGGAPYFWCVLLSNGKHNSSFVLEDGVAKISRPGCFSGANDDCSGADGPSPFGHKWVYAITAFIAVGYAFGL is encoded by the exons ATGGCAATGGCTATGGCAATGGCAGAGGCGTTATGGCTTCTCTTgtctccttttcttttcctctctgTTTCTGCCCTTACTCAAA CCAAACTAACCGATAACCCAGCGGATGAGTTGGTGGCTGTGCTTAATGCCAATAGAACGGCACACAAGTCATCATCCCTCGCAGACAACCCAGGCCTGGCCTGCATTGCTTTGCAATATATAAAAGCATACCAAGGTGATTGTGAAGCTGTAGGAGGGTCTGATGCCAAGAAGCCTCCCGACTCCGAATTTGCACAAACTTTTGCCCCTTACTGCGGAGTCGACGCGTCGACCCTCTCACCAATCACCGGCCGTTTTCTTGGATGCCAATCCAAATATGTCCAGCCTTCCGAAGCGTTCTCAATGttgataaaaaatgaaaagagttTGGAAATCCTCTACAACAAGAACCAGACAGAAATCGGGGCTGCTGTGACTGGCATTGATGGTGGAGCTCCCTATTTCTGGTGTGTGCTGTTGAGCAACGGTAAGCACAACAGTAGCTTTGTTCTGGAAGACGGTGTGGCTAAAATCAGCAGACCTGGGTGCTTCAGTGGTGCCAATGATGATTGCAGCGGTGCTGATGGCCCATCCCCGTTTGGTCATAAGTGGGTGTATGCTATTACAGCTTTCATTGCTGTGGGATATGCCTTCGGCTTATGA